The Mya arenaria isolate MELC-2E11 chromosome 16, ASM2691426v1 genome includes a window with the following:
- the LOC128221214 gene encoding uncharacterized protein LOC128221214 isoform X3, translating into MQMTGTDIEKQSSAISTIKQFYAFVLNAMSIRYNSVTGSGYSITLIYAGISIATRSTDAPYIEDNLEENYVDGRRVFLTNSVLPAFKDWGNKNLKPIYNFDVAMMFTNYQMQRFFNNTFESLRGIAYRPGACTDWKYSITEYYFGARLVSTASHELGHNLFAQHDGTVDGTGENCSSADMYVMGVPRSMSSDDVRNIRQFSFSSCSMDYFTAYIKTLNTGENCLATRSANYNTSDLNPYLGDLAGQVYTPDQQCEYILGAGSYLSRITYQSNYSGICSRMNCVIPGTNGTYYYKLAWEGTTCGDGKMCSGGSCVTSSRAPAVAAEECMFGNNPSIVTYETVTCNELLAFPNTSYKCYQSYCLNDCCETCEQIRLKNVNTTDCDYGDKASWCETMSLSGCYNNDDVCCQSCPRRALGIQNCTYGDRSTSCNVDKCSTYTEDSRTRICCKTCANTETTTSIPTTTTPTTITSTTTTPTTTTPTTTTPTTTTPTTTTPTTTTPTTTTPTTTTPTTTTPTTTTPTTTTPTTTIPTTTTPTITTPTTTTPTTTTTSQTKTTTSRSPTTTKPATSSATVSRRRIRVTVIFLLLLFRMSI; encoded by the exons ATGAGCATTCGCTACAACTCTGTGACGGGTTCAGGGTATAGCATTACCCTTATTTACGCGGGCATATCTATCGCCACA AGATCTACGGACGCTCCGTACATCGAGGACAATCTAGAAGAAAACTATGTCGATGGTCGCCGAGTGTTCTTAACGAACTCTGTATTGCCTGCCTTCAAGGACTGGGGAAACAAAAACCTAAAACCGATTTACAACTTCGACGTAGCAATGATGTTTACAAA ttATCAAATGCAAAGGTTTTTCAACAACACGTTTGAATCGCTTAGAG GTATCGCCTATCGTCCCGGAGCTTGTACTGACTGGAAATACAGCATCACCGAGTACTATTTCGGGGCGCGTCTGGTTTCGACTGCATCGCACGAGCTTGGGCATAA TTTGTTTGCCCAGCATGATGGTACAGTCGACGGTACTGGTGAGAACTGTTCCAGTGCCGATATGTATGTGATGGGTGTACCTAGAAGCATGTCATCTGACGATGTCAGAAACATCCGCCAGTTCTCATTTTCTTCATGCTCAATGGATTACTTTACTGCGTACATAAAGACATTAAACAC TGGCGAAAACTGTCTGGCAACACGCAGCGCAAACTATAACACATCTGACCTTAATCCTTATTTGGGTGACCTTGCGGGTCAGGTGTACACTCCAGATCAGCAGTGTGAATATATACTTGGAGCCGGTTCCTACCTCTCCAGG ATCACCTATCAATCGAATTACAGCGGGATTTGTTCCAGAATGAACTGTGTCATTCCTGGCACTAATGGTACTTATTACTATAAACTCGCCTGGGAGGGTACAACTTGTGGGGATGGAAAG ATGTGTAGTGGTGGATCATGCGTTACGTCGTCCAGAGCCCCGGCTGTAGCGGCTG AGGAATGTATGTTCGGAAACAACCCAAGCATCGTGACGTATGAGACGGTAACGTGCAATGAACTACTGGCTTTTCCAAACACCTCATACAAATGCTACCAAAGTTACTGTCTAAACGATTGCTGCGAAACATGCGAGCAAATCAGACTAAAAAACGTTAACACCACCG ATTGCGATTACGGCGATAAGGCTAGCTGGTGTGAAACGATGTCTCTGAGTGGCTGCTATAACAATGATGACGTTTGCTGTCAGTCTTGTCCGCGGAGAGCTCTCGGAATtcaaa ATTGCACATATGGAGATCGATCGACGTCATgtaatgttgacaaatgttcaaCTTATACTGAAGACTCTAGAACTAGAATATGTTGTAAAACATGTGCAAATACAGAAACAACAACTTCAATACCCACtacaactacaccaactacaaTTACATCAACTACgactacaccaactacaactacaccaactacaactacaccaactacgacgacaccaactacaactacaccaactacgactacaccaactacaactacaccaactacaactacaccaactacaactactccAACTACGACgacaccaactacaactacaccaactacgactataccaactacaactacaccaaCTATAACTACACCAACTACGACTACACCAACTACGACTACAACTTCACAAACTAAGACTACAACTTCAAGATCTCCAACTACCACTAAACCTGCTACATCCTCAGCAACTGTTTCACGTAGAAGGATCAGGGTTACAGTGATCTTCCTTCTACTTTTGTTTCGAATGTCGATTTAA